In a single window of the Heliangelus exortis chromosome 1, bHelExo1.hap1, whole genome shotgun sequence genome:
- the LOC139796630 gene encoding interleukin-1 receptor type 1-like isoform X2, with amino-acid sequence MAECDKCDAYDVMLRQSLVPAEQPLAIKCSLEKSWKSGDYNLTWYKVGNQAAVPRDNLSRIHQQKNLIWFLPAMLEDSGDYECAIRNSTSSRKMYTKVTVFERTDGLCLNEKFAVEEVIFTLSSAKVVCPHLDFFRTENNIQPVHWYKDCRPLKGERFAFSNNDLIIFNVSVHDRGNYTCRTTYTYNGKQFNISRDIKLTVEVSPPNKPPEISHPRNNSIEVELGSKVTVDCNTTGAEGYEVFWTGNGVYVDIFYMSRIFASPYEEETSYDGRPMYSVKLIISEVNSEDYEQPFVCHASNAFGQVASYVILKHRVPDTRIWLTGGLVSLLILTSITLIIYKIFKIDLVLWYRNSVCAFASQEDGKIYDAYVLYAKSSGGRSSCHLETFVLRILPDVLEQQCGYHLFILGRDDLPGEAVVSVADESLKQSRRLMIILGSETCSCSLLQDASEQQLAMYNALIRDGIRVILIEMDEILDYTSMPESVKYIKQKHGAIQWKGDFSEKSCSANTRFWKRVRYHMPSKRKMSYSEVSLLPVTLNNSARKDS; translated from the exons ATGGCAGAATGTG ACAAATGTGATGCCTATGATGTGATGTTGAGGCAAAGTCTTGTCCCTGCTGAGCAGCCTCTTGCTATTAAGTGTTCGCTGGAAAAGAGCTGGAAAAGTGGAGACTACAACTTAACATGGTATAAAGTTGGTAACCAGGCAGCTGTACCTAGAGACAACCTTTCTAGAATTCATCAGCAGAAGAATTTAATTTGGTTTCTCCCTGCAATGTTAGAAGATTCTGGAGATTATGAATGTGCCATAAG GAATTCGacaagcagcaggaaaatgtaTACAAAAGTAACAGTTTTTGAGAGGACTGATGGCTTAtgcttaaatgaaaaatttgctGTGGAGGAGGTGATATTCACATTATCATCTGCGAAGGTTGTGTGTCCTCACTTGGATTTTTTCAGGACTGAGAATAATATTCAGCCGGTTCATTGGTATAAG GACTGCCGACCCCTGAAAGGGGAAAGATTTGCCTTCTCAAACAACGAtcttataatttttaatgtgtctGTACATGACAGAGGAAACTATACATGCAGAACAACGTATACCTACAATGGAAAGCAATTTAACATTTCACGAGACATCAAACTTACTGTAGAAG TGAGCCCACCAAATAAGCCCCCTGAAATATCTCATCCAAGAAACAATTCAATTGAAGTGGAACTTG GATCAAAGGTTACAGTGGATTGCAATACAACAGGTGCTGAAGGGTATGAGGTGTTTTGGACAGGCAACGGTGTGTATGTTGATATATTTTATATGAGCAGAATTTTTGCAAGTCCTTATGA GGAGGAGACTTCTTATGATGGACGCCCTATGTATTCTGTGAAGCTAATAATTTCAGAAGTGAATAGTGAAGACTATGAGCAACCATTTGTCTGTCATGCCTCAAATGCCTTTGGGCAGGTTGCATCCTATGTTATATTAAAACACAGAG TTCCTGATACACGAATATGGCTGACTGGAGGGCTTGTCTCTCTGTTAATTTTAACATCGATTACTTTAATAATCTACAAGATTTTCAAGATTGACCTGGTGCTTTGGTACCGTAATTCTGTCTGTGCTTTTGCAAGTCAGGAAG atGGCAAAATCTATGATGCATACGTACTATATGCAAAAAGCAGTGGAGGCAGAAGCTCCTGTCATCTGGAAACCTTTGTTCTCAGAATACTGCCTGATGTTTTAGAACAGCAATGTGGATATCATCTCTTTATTTTGGGAAGGGATGATCTACCAGGAGAAG CTGTGGTCAGTGTTGCAGATGAATCCCTTAAGCAGAGCAGAAGACTGATGATTATTTTGGGATCAGAAACATGTAGCTGCTCCCTGTTGCAGGACGCCTCTGAACAGCAGCTAGCGATGTACAACGCTCTCATCCGTGATGGGATTCGAGTGATTCTCATAGAAATGGATGAAATACTGGACTACACAAGCATGCCAGAATCAGTCAAGTACATTAAGCAAAAACATGGAGCTATCCAGTGGAAAGGGGACTTCTCAGAGAAGTCATGTTCTGCAAATACAAGATTCTGGAAAAGGGTGCGATATCACATGCCGTCCAAGAGAAAGATGTCTTATTCTGAAGTATCTTTGTTGCCTGTAACTTTGAACAATTCTGCACGAAAAGACAGTTAA
- the LOC139796630 gene encoding interleukin-1 receptor type 1-like isoform X3: MTGEREKFSCLSWQNVGNMAAITFFSCTITTAFLFLIIADKCDAYDVMLRQSLVPAEQPLAIKCSLEKSWKSGDYNLTWNSTSSRKMYTKVTVFERTDGLCLNEKFAVEEVIFTLSSAKVVCPHLDFFRTENNIQPVHWYKDCRPLKGERFAFSNNDLIIFNVSVHDRGNYTCRTTYTYNGKQFNISRDIKLTVEVSPPNKPPEISHPRNNSIEVELGSKVTVDCNTTGAEGYEVFWTGNGVYVDIFYMSRIFASPYEEETSYDGRPMYSVKLIISEVNSEDYEQPFVCHASNAFGQVASYVILKHRVPDTRIWLTGGLVSLLILTSITLIIYKIFKIDLVLWYRNSVCAFASQEDGKIYDAYVLYAKSSGGRSSCHLETFVLRILPDVLEQQCGYHLFILGRDDLPGEAVVSVADESLKQSRRLMIILGSETCSCSLLQDASEQQLAMYNALIRDGIRVILIEMDEILDYTSMPESVKYIKQKHGAIQWKGDFSEKSCSANTRFWKRVRYHMPSKRKMSYSEVSLLPVTLNNSARKDS; this comes from the exons ATGactggggaaagagagaaattcaGCTGTTTATCATGGCAGAATGTG GGAAACATGGCagcaataacatttttttcctgtactatTACAACAGCgtttctgtttttaattattgCAG ACAAATGTGATGCCTATGATGTGATGTTGAGGCAAAGTCTTGTCCCTGCTGAGCAGCCTCTTGCTATTAAGTGTTCGCTGGAAAAGAGCTGGAAAAGTGGAGACTACAACTTAACATG GAATTCGacaagcagcaggaaaatgtaTACAAAAGTAACAGTTTTTGAGAGGACTGATGGCTTAtgcttaaatgaaaaatttgctGTGGAGGAGGTGATATTCACATTATCATCTGCGAAGGTTGTGTGTCCTCACTTGGATTTTTTCAGGACTGAGAATAATATTCAGCCGGTTCATTGGTATAAG GACTGCCGACCCCTGAAAGGGGAAAGATTTGCCTTCTCAAACAACGAtcttataatttttaatgtgtctGTACATGACAGAGGAAACTATACATGCAGAACAACGTATACCTACAATGGAAAGCAATTTAACATTTCACGAGACATCAAACTTACTGTAGAAG TGAGCCCACCAAATAAGCCCCCTGAAATATCTCATCCAAGAAACAATTCAATTGAAGTGGAACTTG GATCAAAGGTTACAGTGGATTGCAATACAACAGGTGCTGAAGGGTATGAGGTGTTTTGGACAGGCAACGGTGTGTATGTTGATATATTTTATATGAGCAGAATTTTTGCAAGTCCTTATGA GGAGGAGACTTCTTATGATGGACGCCCTATGTATTCTGTGAAGCTAATAATTTCAGAAGTGAATAGTGAAGACTATGAGCAACCATTTGTCTGTCATGCCTCAAATGCCTTTGGGCAGGTTGCATCCTATGTTATATTAAAACACAGAG TTCCTGATACACGAATATGGCTGACTGGAGGGCTTGTCTCTCTGTTAATTTTAACATCGATTACTTTAATAATCTACAAGATTTTCAAGATTGACCTGGTGCTTTGGTACCGTAATTCTGTCTGTGCTTTTGCAAGTCAGGAAG atGGCAAAATCTATGATGCATACGTACTATATGCAAAAAGCAGTGGAGGCAGAAGCTCCTGTCATCTGGAAACCTTTGTTCTCAGAATACTGCCTGATGTTTTAGAACAGCAATGTGGATATCATCTCTTTATTTTGGGAAGGGATGATCTACCAGGAGAAG CTGTGGTCAGTGTTGCAGATGAATCCCTTAAGCAGAGCAGAAGACTGATGATTATTTTGGGATCAGAAACATGTAGCTGCTCCCTGTTGCAGGACGCCTCTGAACAGCAGCTAGCGATGTACAACGCTCTCATCCGTGATGGGATTCGAGTGATTCTCATAGAAATGGATGAAATACTGGACTACACAAGCATGCCAGAATCAGTCAAGTACATTAAGCAAAAACATGGAGCTATCCAGTGGAAAGGGGACTTCTCAGAGAAGTCATGTTCTGCAAATACAAGATTCTGGAAAAGGGTGCGATATCACATGCCGTCCAAGAGAAAGATGTCTTATTCTGAAGTATCTTTGTTGCCTGTAACTTTGAACAATTCTGCACGAAAAGACAGTTAA
- the LOC139796630 gene encoding interleukin-1 receptor type 1-like isoform X1: MTGEREKFSCLSWQNVGNMAAITFFSCTITTAFLFLIIADKCDAYDVMLRQSLVPAEQPLAIKCSLEKSWKSGDYNLTWYKVGNQAAVPRDNLSRIHQQKNLIWFLPAMLEDSGDYECAIRNSTSSRKMYTKVTVFERTDGLCLNEKFAVEEVIFTLSSAKVVCPHLDFFRTENNIQPVHWYKDCRPLKGERFAFSNNDLIIFNVSVHDRGNYTCRTTYTYNGKQFNISRDIKLTVEVSPPNKPPEISHPRNNSIEVELGSKVTVDCNTTGAEGYEVFWTGNGVYVDIFYMSRIFASPYEEETSYDGRPMYSVKLIISEVNSEDYEQPFVCHASNAFGQVASYVILKHRVPDTRIWLTGGLVSLLILTSITLIIYKIFKIDLVLWYRNSVCAFASQEDGKIYDAYVLYAKSSGGRSSCHLETFVLRILPDVLEQQCGYHLFILGRDDLPGEAVVSVADESLKQSRRLMIILGSETCSCSLLQDASEQQLAMYNALIRDGIRVILIEMDEILDYTSMPESVKYIKQKHGAIQWKGDFSEKSCSANTRFWKRVRYHMPSKRKMSYSEVSLLPVTLNNSARKDS, encoded by the exons ATGactggggaaagagagaaattcaGCTGTTTATCATGGCAGAATGTG GGAAACATGGCagcaataacatttttttcctgtactatTACAACAGCgtttctgtttttaattattgCAG ACAAATGTGATGCCTATGATGTGATGTTGAGGCAAAGTCTTGTCCCTGCTGAGCAGCCTCTTGCTATTAAGTGTTCGCTGGAAAAGAGCTGGAAAAGTGGAGACTACAACTTAACATGGTATAAAGTTGGTAACCAGGCAGCTGTACCTAGAGACAACCTTTCTAGAATTCATCAGCAGAAGAATTTAATTTGGTTTCTCCCTGCAATGTTAGAAGATTCTGGAGATTATGAATGTGCCATAAG GAATTCGacaagcagcaggaaaatgtaTACAAAAGTAACAGTTTTTGAGAGGACTGATGGCTTAtgcttaaatgaaaaatttgctGTGGAGGAGGTGATATTCACATTATCATCTGCGAAGGTTGTGTGTCCTCACTTGGATTTTTTCAGGACTGAGAATAATATTCAGCCGGTTCATTGGTATAAG GACTGCCGACCCCTGAAAGGGGAAAGATTTGCCTTCTCAAACAACGAtcttataatttttaatgtgtctGTACATGACAGAGGAAACTATACATGCAGAACAACGTATACCTACAATGGAAAGCAATTTAACATTTCACGAGACATCAAACTTACTGTAGAAG TGAGCCCACCAAATAAGCCCCCTGAAATATCTCATCCAAGAAACAATTCAATTGAAGTGGAACTTG GATCAAAGGTTACAGTGGATTGCAATACAACAGGTGCTGAAGGGTATGAGGTGTTTTGGACAGGCAACGGTGTGTATGTTGATATATTTTATATGAGCAGAATTTTTGCAAGTCCTTATGA GGAGGAGACTTCTTATGATGGACGCCCTATGTATTCTGTGAAGCTAATAATTTCAGAAGTGAATAGTGAAGACTATGAGCAACCATTTGTCTGTCATGCCTCAAATGCCTTTGGGCAGGTTGCATCCTATGTTATATTAAAACACAGAG TTCCTGATACACGAATATGGCTGACTGGAGGGCTTGTCTCTCTGTTAATTTTAACATCGATTACTTTAATAATCTACAAGATTTTCAAGATTGACCTGGTGCTTTGGTACCGTAATTCTGTCTGTGCTTTTGCAAGTCAGGAAG atGGCAAAATCTATGATGCATACGTACTATATGCAAAAAGCAGTGGAGGCAGAAGCTCCTGTCATCTGGAAACCTTTGTTCTCAGAATACTGCCTGATGTTTTAGAACAGCAATGTGGATATCATCTCTTTATTTTGGGAAGGGATGATCTACCAGGAGAAG CTGTGGTCAGTGTTGCAGATGAATCCCTTAAGCAGAGCAGAAGACTGATGATTATTTTGGGATCAGAAACATGTAGCTGCTCCCTGTTGCAGGACGCCTCTGAACAGCAGCTAGCGATGTACAACGCTCTCATCCGTGATGGGATTCGAGTGATTCTCATAGAAATGGATGAAATACTGGACTACACAAGCATGCCAGAATCAGTCAAGTACATTAAGCAAAAACATGGAGCTATCCAGTGGAAAGGGGACTTCTCAGAGAAGTCATGTTCTGCAAATACAAGATTCTGGAAAAGGGTGCGATATCACATGCCGTCCAAGAGAAAGATGTCTTATTCTGAAGTATCTTTGTTGCCTGTAACTTTGAACAATTCTGCACGAAAAGACAGTTAA